The Bradysia coprophila strain Holo2 chromosome II, BU_Bcop_v1, whole genome shotgun sequence genome has a segment encoding these proteins:
- the LOC119067426 gene encoding odorant receptor 67d-like isoform X4 codes for MSAVRPVLVIINTDMEIKTTTKKCPTKIHFRRTHLKRKAYNKRHVGDRFSNLFDAEKNDSEVVGQYKKILKFIFLPTILMGVRLNYGWQPQRHLMMWFTMFNLAFAWCCFLYTQYVHISSENDKMKVFKVFALYGLGISKVQALLEFMLNICRQNSTDKRADILKSQLRKLYSKLKVFAICVLGNLALFVSVPVVSYLLNQDLITLIPAIIPFVDQTTLHGYLTANCIMSVNGLLTACGTTFCACLYILLIFNFTMQIELIGDDIRNLDRMWADKKQSLGSKRAFLRDIFIRCQDSDNYIVAVKEIFDRKMFAFFCGAYFSQIFCLFEIAQNNWISGYSIALLLFQEMMYYCYIGTQKNVANERLCSLICGTNWYEYDIQSQQVFMLLLLHSSQNRSELKIGPLAPMNLSTGIEILRSIYSYYAILKNIL; via the exons ATGTCTGCGGTTAGGCCGGTG TTGGTAATAATCAACACTGATATGGAAATCAAAACGACTACCAAAAAGTGTCCAACGAAGATACACTTCCGTCGAACTCACCTTAAAAGAAAAGCATATAATAAACGGCATGTCGGTGACCGCTTCTCCAACTTGTTCGACGCGGAAAAAAACGACTCGGAAGTTGTTGGACAgtacaagaaaattttgaaattcattttcctaCCAACAATATTAATGGGCGTCAGACTAAATTATGGATGGCAACCTCAACGCCATTTGATGATGTGGTTTACAATGTTCAATTTAGCGTTTGCATGGTGTTGTTTTCTTTATACGCAGTATGTGCACATTTCCAgcgaaaatgataaaatgaaagtGTTCAAAGTGTTTGCACTGTATGGTCTCGGCATATCG AAAGTACAAGCTCTTCTAGAATTTATGCTAAACATTTGCCGTCAAAATTCAACCGACAAGAGGGCAGACATTTTAAAAAGCCAGCTGAGAAAGTTGTACAGTAAATTGAAAGTGTTCGCAATTTGTGTATTAGGCAATCTTGCGTTGTTCGTTTCGGTACCGGTAGTTTCGTACCTTCTAAATCAAGATTTAATTACACTCATACCCGCCATTATTCCGTTTGTCGATCAAACGACATTGCATGGATATCTGACGGCAAATTGTATCATGTCGGTGAATGGCTTATTGACCGCATGTGGTACCACCTTCTGTGCatgtttgtatattttgttgatattcAATTTTACCATGCAAATCGAATTGATTGGAGACGACATAAGAAATTTGGACCGAATGTGGGCTGATAAGAAGCAATCATTGGGTAGCAAGCGAGCATTCCTACGGGACATTTTCATTAGATGCCAGGACTCGGATAA TTACATTGTCGCAGTAAAGGAAATCTTTGatcggaaaatgtttgctttcTTCTGTGGTGCTTACTTTTCGCAGATCTTTTGTTTGTTCGAAATAGCACAG AATAACTGGATATCTGGATATTCTATTGCTTTGCTATTATTTCAAGAAATGATGTACTACTGCTACATCGGAACACAGAAAAATGTTGCG AACGAAAGATTATGCTCCCTGATATGTGGTACAAATTGGTACGAGTATGATATACAATCACAACAGGTgtttatgttgttgttgttacatTCAAGTCAGAACCGCAGTGAGCTAAAAATCGGACCATTAGCTCCAATGAATTTGTCTACAGGAATAGAG ATTCTCAGAAGCATCTACAGTTACTACGCCATTTTAAAGAACATCTTGTAA
- the LOC119067426 gene encoding odorant receptor 67d-like isoform X5 codes for MATSTPFDDVVYNVQFSVCMVLFSLYAKVQALLEFMLNICRQNSTDKRADILKSQLRKLYSKLKVFAICVLGNLALFVSVPVVSYLLNQDLITLIPAIIPFVDQTTLHGYLTANCIMSVNGLLTACGTTFCACLYILLIFNFTMQIELIGDDIRNLDRMWADKKQSLGSKRAFLRDIFIRCQDSDNYIVAVKEIFDRKMFAFFCGAYFSQIFCLFEIAQNNWISGYSIALLLFQEMMYYCYIGTQKNVANERLCSLICGTNWYEYDIQSQQVFMLLLLHSSQNRSELKIGPLAPMNLSTGIEILRSIYSYYAILKNIL; via the exons ATGGCAACCTCAACGCCATTTGATGATGTGGTTTACAATGTTCAATTTAGCGTTTGCATGGTGTTGTTTTCTTTATACGCA AAAGTACAAGCTCTTCTAGAATTTATGCTAAACATTTGCCGTCAAAATTCAACCGACAAGAGGGCAGACATTTTAAAAAGCCAGCTGAGAAAGTTGTACAGTAAATTGAAAGTGTTCGCAATTTGTGTATTAGGCAATCTTGCGTTGTTCGTTTCGGTACCGGTAGTTTCGTACCTTCTAAATCAAGATTTAATTACACTCATACCCGCCATTATTCCGTTTGTCGATCAAACGACATTGCATGGATATCTGACGGCAAATTGTATCATGTCGGTGAATGGCTTATTGACCGCATGTGGTACCACCTTCTGTGCatgtttgtatattttgttgatattcAATTTTACCATGCAAATCGAATTGATTGGAGACGACATAAGAAATTTGGACCGAATGTGGGCTGATAAGAAGCAATCATTGGGTAGCAAGCGAGCATTCCTACGGGACATTTTCATTAGATGCCAGGACTCGGATAA TTACATTGTCGCAGTAAAGGAAATCTTTGatcggaaaatgtttgctttcTTCTGTGGTGCTTACTTTTCGCAGATCTTTTGTTTGTTCGAAATAGCACAG AATAACTGGATATCTGGATATTCTATTGCTTTGCTATTATTTCAAGAAATGATGTACTACTGCTACATCGGAACACAGAAAAATGTTGCG AACGAAAGATTATGCTCCCTGATATGTGGTACAAATTGGTACGAGTATGATATACAATCACAACAGGTgtttatgttgttgttgttacatTCAAGTCAGAACCGCAGTGAGCTAAAAATCGGACCATTAGCTCCAATGAATTTGTCTACAGGAATAGAG ATTCTCAGAAGCATCTACAGTTACTACGCCATTTTAAAGAACATCTTGTAA
- the LOC119067426 gene encoding odorant receptor 67d-like isoform X3 has product MSALVIINTDMEIKTTTKKCPTKIHFRRTHLKRKAYNKRHVGDRFSNLFDAEKNDSEVVGQYKKILKFIFLPTILMGVRLNYGWQPQRHLMMWFTMFNLAFAWCCFLYTQYVHISSENDKMKVFKVFALYGLGISCIVKGLNYLMRFKKVQALLEFMLNICRQNSTDKRADILKSQLRKLYSKLKVFAICVLGNLALFVSVPVVSYLLNQDLITLIPAIIPFVDQTTLHGYLTANCIMSVNGLLTACGTTFCACLYILLIFNFTMQIELIGDDIRNLDRMWADKKQSLGSKRAFLRDIFIRCQDSDNYIVAVKEIFDRKMFAFFCGAYFSQIFCLFEIAQNNWISGYSIALLLFQEMMYYCYIGTQKNVANERLCSLICGTNWYEYDIQSQQVFMLLLLHSSQNRSELKIGPLAPMNLSTGIEILRSIYSYYAILKNIL; this is encoded by the exons ATGTCTGCG TTGGTAATAATCAACACTGATATGGAAATCAAAACGACTACCAAAAAGTGTCCAACGAAGATACACTTCCGTCGAACTCACCTTAAAAGAAAAGCATATAATAAACGGCATGTCGGTGACCGCTTCTCCAACTTGTTCGACGCGGAAAAAAACGACTCGGAAGTTGTTGGACAgtacaagaaaattttgaaattcattttcctaCCAACAATATTAATGGGCGTCAGACTAAATTATGGATGGCAACCTCAACGCCATTTGATGATGTGGTTTACAATGTTCAATTTAGCGTTTGCATGGTGTTGTTTTCTTTATACGCAGTATGTGCACATTTCCAgcgaaaatgataaaatgaaagtGTTCAAAGTGTTTGCACTGTATGGTCTCGGCATATCG TGCATCGTAAAAGGGTTGAACTATTTGATGCGTTTCAAGAAAGTACAAGCTCTTCTAGAATTTATGCTAAACATTTGCCGTCAAAATTCAACCGACAAGAGGGCAGACATTTTAAAAAGCCAGCTGAGAAAGTTGTACAGTAAATTGAAAGTGTTCGCAATTTGTGTATTAGGCAATCTTGCGTTGTTCGTTTCGGTACCGGTAGTTTCGTACCTTCTAAATCAAGATTTAATTACACTCATACCCGCCATTATTCCGTTTGTCGATCAAACGACATTGCATGGATATCTGACGGCAAATTGTATCATGTCGGTGAATGGCTTATTGACCGCATGTGGTACCACCTTCTGTGCatgtttgtatattttgttgatattcAATTTTACCATGCAAATCGAATTGATTGGAGACGACATAAGAAATTTGGACCGAATGTGGGCTGATAAGAAGCAATCATTGGGTAGCAAGCGAGCATTCCTACGGGACATTTTCATTAGATGCCAGGACTCGGATAA TTACATTGTCGCAGTAAAGGAAATCTTTGatcggaaaatgtttgctttcTTCTGTGGTGCTTACTTTTCGCAGATCTTTTGTTTGTTCGAAATAGCACAG AATAACTGGATATCTGGATATTCTATTGCTTTGCTATTATTTCAAGAAATGATGTACTACTGCTACATCGGAACACAGAAAAATGTTGCG AACGAAAGATTATGCTCCCTGATATGTGGTACAAATTGGTACGAGTATGATATACAATCACAACAGGTgtttatgttgttgttgttacatTCAAGTCAGAACCGCAGTGAGCTAAAAATCGGACCATTAGCTCCAATGAATTTGTCTACAGGAATAGAG ATTCTCAGAAGCATCTACAGTTACTACGCCATTTTAAAGAACATCTTGTAA
- the LOC119067426 gene encoding odorant receptor 67d-like isoform X1: MSAVRPVLVIINTDMEIKTTTKKCPTKIHFRRTHLKRKAYNKRHVGDRFSNLFDAEKNDSEVVGQYKKILKFIFLPTILMGVRLNYGWQPQRHLMMWFTMFNLAFAWCCFLYTQYVHISSENDKMKVFKVFALYGLGISCIVKGLNYLMRFKKVQALLEFMLNICRQNSTDKRADILKSQLRKLYSKLKVFAICVLGNLALFVSVPVVSYLLNQDLITLIPAIIPFVDQTTLHGYLTANCIMSVNGLLTACGTTFCACLYILLIFNFTMQIELIGDDIRNLDRMWADKKQSLGSKRAFLRDIFIRCQDSDNYIVAVKEIFDRKMFAFFCGAYFSQIFCLFEIAQNNWISGYSIALLLFQEMMYYCYIGTQKNVANERLCSLICGTNWYEYDIQSQQVFMLLLLHSSQNRSELKIGPLAPMNLSTGIEILRSIYSYYAILKNIL; encoded by the exons ATGTCTGCGGTTAGGCCGGTG TTGGTAATAATCAACACTGATATGGAAATCAAAACGACTACCAAAAAGTGTCCAACGAAGATACACTTCCGTCGAACTCACCTTAAAAGAAAAGCATATAATAAACGGCATGTCGGTGACCGCTTCTCCAACTTGTTCGACGCGGAAAAAAACGACTCGGAAGTTGTTGGACAgtacaagaaaattttgaaattcattttcctaCCAACAATATTAATGGGCGTCAGACTAAATTATGGATGGCAACCTCAACGCCATTTGATGATGTGGTTTACAATGTTCAATTTAGCGTTTGCATGGTGTTGTTTTCTTTATACGCAGTATGTGCACATTTCCAgcgaaaatgataaaatgaaagtGTTCAAAGTGTTTGCACTGTATGGTCTCGGCATATCG TGCATCGTAAAAGGGTTGAACTATTTGATGCGTTTCAAGAAAGTACAAGCTCTTCTAGAATTTATGCTAAACATTTGCCGTCAAAATTCAACCGACAAGAGGGCAGACATTTTAAAAAGCCAGCTGAGAAAGTTGTACAGTAAATTGAAAGTGTTCGCAATTTGTGTATTAGGCAATCTTGCGTTGTTCGTTTCGGTACCGGTAGTTTCGTACCTTCTAAATCAAGATTTAATTACACTCATACCCGCCATTATTCCGTTTGTCGATCAAACGACATTGCATGGATATCTGACGGCAAATTGTATCATGTCGGTGAATGGCTTATTGACCGCATGTGGTACCACCTTCTGTGCatgtttgtatattttgttgatattcAATTTTACCATGCAAATCGAATTGATTGGAGACGACATAAGAAATTTGGACCGAATGTGGGCTGATAAGAAGCAATCATTGGGTAGCAAGCGAGCATTCCTACGGGACATTTTCATTAGATGCCAGGACTCGGATAA TTACATTGTCGCAGTAAAGGAAATCTTTGatcggaaaatgtttgctttcTTCTGTGGTGCTTACTTTTCGCAGATCTTTTGTTTGTTCGAAATAGCACAG AATAACTGGATATCTGGATATTCTATTGCTTTGCTATTATTTCAAGAAATGATGTACTACTGCTACATCGGAACACAGAAAAATGTTGCG AACGAAAGATTATGCTCCCTGATATGTGGTACAAATTGGTACGAGTATGATATACAATCACAACAGGTgtttatgttgttgttgttacatTCAAGTCAGAACCGCAGTGAGCTAAAAATCGGACCATTAGCTCCAATGAATTTGTCTACAGGAATAGAG ATTCTCAGAAGCATCTACAGTTACTACGCCATTTTAAAGAACATCTTGTAA
- the LOC119067426 gene encoding odorant receptor 67d-like isoform X2, whose protein sequence is MSAVRPVLVIINTDMEIKTTTKKCPTKIHFRRTHLKRKAYNKRHVGDRFSNLFDAEKNDSEVVGQYKKILKFIFLPTILMGVRLNYGWQPQRHLMMWFTMFNLAFAWCCFLYTQYVHISSENDKMKVFKVFALYGLGISCIVKGLNYLMRFKKVQALLEFMLNICRQNSTDKRADILKSQLRKLYSKLKVFAICVLGNLALFVSVPVVSYLLNQDLITLIPAIIPFVDQTTLHGYLTANCIMSVNGLLTACGTTFCACLYILLIFNFTMQIELIGDDIRNLDRMWADKKQSLGSKRAFLRDIFIRCQDSDNYIVAVKEIFDRKMFAFFCGAYFSQIFCLFEIAQNNWISGYSIALLLFQEMMYYCYIGTQKNNERLCSLICGTNWYEYDIQSQQVFMLLLLHSSQNRSELKIGPLAPMNLSTGIEILRSIYSYYAILKNIL, encoded by the exons ATGTCTGCGGTTAGGCCGGTG TTGGTAATAATCAACACTGATATGGAAATCAAAACGACTACCAAAAAGTGTCCAACGAAGATACACTTCCGTCGAACTCACCTTAAAAGAAAAGCATATAATAAACGGCATGTCGGTGACCGCTTCTCCAACTTGTTCGACGCGGAAAAAAACGACTCGGAAGTTGTTGGACAgtacaagaaaattttgaaattcattttcctaCCAACAATATTAATGGGCGTCAGACTAAATTATGGATGGCAACCTCAACGCCATTTGATGATGTGGTTTACAATGTTCAATTTAGCGTTTGCATGGTGTTGTTTTCTTTATACGCAGTATGTGCACATTTCCAgcgaaaatgataaaatgaaagtGTTCAAAGTGTTTGCACTGTATGGTCTCGGCATATCG TGCATCGTAAAAGGGTTGAACTATTTGATGCGTTTCAAGAAAGTACAAGCTCTTCTAGAATTTATGCTAAACATTTGCCGTCAAAATTCAACCGACAAGAGGGCAGACATTTTAAAAAGCCAGCTGAGAAAGTTGTACAGTAAATTGAAAGTGTTCGCAATTTGTGTATTAGGCAATCTTGCGTTGTTCGTTTCGGTACCGGTAGTTTCGTACCTTCTAAATCAAGATTTAATTACACTCATACCCGCCATTATTCCGTTTGTCGATCAAACGACATTGCATGGATATCTGACGGCAAATTGTATCATGTCGGTGAATGGCTTATTGACCGCATGTGGTACCACCTTCTGTGCatgtttgtatattttgttgatattcAATTTTACCATGCAAATCGAATTGATTGGAGACGACATAAGAAATTTGGACCGAATGTGGGCTGATAAGAAGCAATCATTGGGTAGCAAGCGAGCATTCCTACGGGACATTTTCATTAGATGCCAGGACTCGGATAA TTACATTGTCGCAGTAAAGGAAATCTTTGatcggaaaatgtttgctttcTTCTGTGGTGCTTACTTTTCGCAGATCTTTTGTTTGTTCGAAATAGCACAG AATAACTGGATATCTGGATATTCTATTGCTTTGCTATTATTTCAAGAAATGATGTACTACTGCTACATCGGAACACAGAAAAAT AACGAAAGATTATGCTCCCTGATATGTGGTACAAATTGGTACGAGTATGATATACAATCACAACAGGTgtttatgttgttgttgttacatTCAAGTCAGAACCGCAGTGAGCTAAAAATCGGACCATTAGCTCCAATGAATTTGTCTACAGGAATAGAG ATTCTCAGAAGCATCTACAGTTACTACGCCATTTTAAAGAACATCTTGTAA